The Denitrificimonas caeni genome has a segment encoding these proteins:
- a CDS encoding DUF2789 family protein, with the protein MPVTVRMTNLFLQLGLDATPEGVADFIKKHRLPDDVNVLDAEFWNDGQRQALKEMLCSDGEWALVVDQLNEALRAPES; encoded by the coding sequence ATGCCAGTAACAGTACGTATGACCAATTTGTTTTTACAGTTGGGCCTCGATGCAACACCGGAAGGTGTGGCGGATTTTATTAAAAAACACCGTTTGCCAGATGACGTCAATGTCCTTGATGCTGAGTTTTGGAATGATGGACAGCGCCAAGCTCTAAAGGAAATGCTCTGCTCCGATGGCGAATGGGCCTTGGTTGTTGATCAGCTGAACGAAGCGTTGCGTGCACCTGAGTCGTAA
- a CDS encoding LysR family transcriptional regulator gives MQKYINLLRTLNWNDLKFFLEVARCGRVTSAAKRLGVDYTTVSRRIANLESTLGTLLFEKSRSSGFHLTSEGVALRDSIQAIEALMQNACEEITGTDIALSGKVRIGSTEGFGGLFLAPQLTHFQKQYPAISIDLLAVPHFVSLTKREADIAITLERPTRGPFVSTKLCDYRLQLYATKEYLAQHEPIRCVNDLPKHSFINYIEDLTFSTKLHYLDQFIHQAKTPFCTTGAISQYFACLQGQHLAILPCFIADQDPRLQAVLADEVRVTNNFWISCHQDFRKLKRIRVIWDYIRAVTEHNAPLFMGQGNQLQLLSSD, from the coding sequence ATGCAAAAATACATCAACCTTTTACGCACCTTGAATTGGAATGACTTAAAATTCTTTTTGGAAGTGGCTCGCTGCGGTCGCGTGACCAGTGCGGCCAAACGTTTGGGGGTCGATTACACAACGGTGTCACGGCGCATCGCCAACCTAGAAAGCACCTTGGGCACATTGTTATTTGAGAAATCCCGCAGCAGCGGCTTTCACTTAACCAGCGAAGGCGTAGCCTTACGTGACAGCATCCAAGCCATTGAAGCGCTGATGCAAAATGCTTGCGAAGAAATTACTGGTACAGATATAGCCTTGTCGGGCAAGGTGCGCATTGGCAGCACCGAGGGTTTTGGAGGGTTATTCCTAGCACCACAATTGACTCACTTTCAAAAACAGTACCCAGCCATCTCCATTGATCTACTGGCTGTACCGCATTTTGTCAGCTTAACCAAACGCGAGGCAGATATTGCTATCACCTTAGAGCGCCCCACTCGCGGCCCATTTGTCAGCACTAAGCTGTGTGATTACCGTTTGCAGTTATATGCCACTAAAGAGTATTTGGCACAACATGAGCCAATTCGCTGCGTGAATGACTTACCCAAGCATTCATTTATTAACTATATTGAGGATCTAACTTTTAGTACTAAGCTGCATTACTTGGATCAGTTTATCCACCAAGCGAAAACACCCTTCTGCACAACTGGCGCTATTTCACAGTACTTTGCCTGCTTGCAAGGCCAGCACTTGGCTATTTTGCCGTGTTTTATTGCCGACCAAGATCCGCGTCTACAGGCGGTGCTGGCGGATGAAGTGCGGGTGACCAACAATTTTTGGATTTCATGCCACCAAGACTTTCGTAAATTAAAACGAATTCGGGTGATTTGGGACTACATTCGTGCAGTCACTGAACACAATGCCCCACTGTTTATGGGTCAGGGTAATCAGCTGCAATTGCTTTCTAGTGACTGA